Within Streptomyces antibioticus, the genomic segment CCGAGCCGCCCGGTTCGGCAAGCGCCCCCCTCGGCCGTCCCGGCCGTGCGGCGCCGCACCGGGCGGCCTTTGCCGCGTGGCCCAGGTGGCCCGTGGCGCGGAAAGGAGTCCACCGTGCAGCTCGACACCTCCCGGACCGACCCCCACCCCGGCCGGCTGACCACCCACGAGGCCCGCCAGCGCCTCGAACACGCCCGCAACAGCCGGATGGCCCAGCTCCGGGCCCTCGACGAGGGCGGCCAGAGCGCGGACGCCCATCTGATGTCCGCGCAGGCGGAGGCGATCCGCCGGGTGCTCAAAGAGATCGGCGAGGCGTTCGCCCGTATCGACGACGGCTCCTACGGCGTCTGCGGGGGCTGCGCCAAGCCCGTCCCCGTGGAGCGCCTGGAGATCCTCCCGTACACGCGGTACTGCGTCGCGTGCCAGCGCCGCGCCGCCGTCTGAGCCGAGTCCCGCCCTGCGCACAAGGGGTGAAGTGGTGAACCACCAGACCATCGACGATCAGCCCGACGACGCTCAGCCCGAGGACGACCCGACCGCCGTCGACGGCCGCGCCGTGCGGCTGTCGCCCGAAGACCTCGCCGCGGTGCGGGCGAACCTGCGCGAACAGCGCGTGTTCCGCGAGGAGCAGCTCCGGCAGATCGCGGCGACCGCCCGCGCCGCGACCCCCGCGCACCGGCGCCGTACGGCCCAGGACGAGGTCGATCTCAAGCTCGCCGCCTCCGCCCGCATGGTCCTCGCCGACGTGGAGGCGGCGCTGCGACGCCTGGCCGAGGGCCGCTACGGCACCTGCCACCTGTGCCGGCGCCCCGTCGACCGCGAACGGCTGATGATCGTCCCGCAGGCCCGCTACTGCGCGCGATGCCAGCAGGTGAGGGAGGCCGGACGATGACCCTGATCCGCCGTCCCCAGAGCGTCCCGCCGGGCAAGCACCGGCCCTGGCCCCTGTGCCGGCGCTGCTGCGGTCTCGCCCTCGACATGGGCAGCGCCCGCACCCGCGCCTGGATAGCGGGCCGCGGCACCGTCCTCGACGTGCCGACCGTCACCCTCCCCGGCGTCGGCGGCGTGCACCCGATCCAGCGCGGCGCCATCGTGGACGTGCCGGGAACGTCCCGCATGCTCGACCGGATCCTCGGCGACCGGCTGCCCCGGCTCACCCGGCCCCTGGTGGTGATCACCACGCCGGTGCTGGACGGCCCCACCTACCGGGAACGCGCCCGCGCCGCCGTACAGGTGCTGAGCCCCTACGCGGTCCTCACCGTCCCCACCGCACGCGCCGTCGCGCTCGCCGCGAACGCCGATCTGTCCCGCCCGCTGCTCGTGGTGGACATCGGCGCCCATCTCACCGAGGTGGTGCTGCTGGTCGACGGTGTCGTCTTCGACGCCCGCCGCACCGCCCTCGGCACCACCGACATCTCCGGCACCGGCGCCGCCGGGGACGTCGTCGACGCGGTCACCACCATGATCACCTCGATGCTCCGGCAGGACCGTACGTCCCTCACCGCCGACGCCCTGAGCCGGGGCGCCCTCCTGGCCGGCGGCGGCGCCCTGCGCCCGGACCTCCTCTACCGGCTCGGCGGCACCCTGCACGCACCGGCCCGCGCCGTCCCCGCGCCGCACACCGCCGCGCTGCGCGGCGCCGCCACGATCCTGCGGGCGGCACACGCCCACCCCTCGGTCATGGGCGCGCCCACGCGGGGGGACCTGCCCGACTGAGGGCCCGGCGCGCGCCACCGTCGTCCCGTACGACGCCCCGCGCCGCCCCGGCCTGCCCTACGCACCCCCCTCGCCCCTGGAAGGAGAACGACCGTGTCCGGCGCGACACCTCCCGCGCAGCCGCCACCCGGCCCCGAGCACGACCCCGACCCCGACCCCGACGAACCCGTACGTCGCCTGCCCCTGCCCCGGCCGCCTCGCCCGGTGCCCCTGTGGCGCTGGCGGCGCAACCCCCTGCGGCGGCGGACCGACCGGCTGCTCGGCTGGATCGGCCTGAGCCTGCTGCTGCTCGTGCCGGTCCTGGGCCTCGCCGCCACGTTCGCCGTCGGGGACGCCGCCCACCGGCACTACCGCGCGACGGCCGAGCACCAAACCCGGGCCCGGAGTCTGCTGGCCGCGGTCCTCGTCCACGACGCCCCGAACCACCCCGAGCCCGGATCCGACGAGGCACGCAAGGCCCGCTACCCGGTCACGGTCCGCTTCACCGCCCCCGACGGCCGGGACCGCACCGCGAAGGCCGACGTGCTGCCCGGCCTGACCGCCGGCAGCACCGTCACCGTGTGGACCGACCGCCACGGGGCGCTCACCGAGCCGCCCCTGACCATCGAGCAGATCCGCAGCCGCACCATGGGATGGGCGCTCCTCGCCTTCATGGCCGTCGCCCTCGCCGGATTCGCCGTCCACGGCGCCGCCGCCCTGATCCTGCACCGCCGCAACCTCGCGGCATGGGACGGGGATTGGGCCCGGACCGCGCCCCGCTGGACCACCTCGCCCTGAGCCGCCCCGCCCGGCCCGGGGTCCAGAGCGTGGACAGCTTCTGGCGCCCGGCTGTCTCCTGCTGTACAACTTCCCCCGTGATCCACGAAACCCTTGTACGCCGCCTGGTCGTCGACCTGTGCCGCCGTACGGCTTCGTGTTGTTGATCCTTCCCCTCTGAACGGCCGCTGCCACGCGGGGCGTTGCCCTGCCCGCCCGCCGTCACCCGCCTCCGGTCACCGACCCGGCCGCCTCCGCTTCCCCGCGTGCGCCGGGTGTGCTCGTCATGTCCTTCCGAGGCCCGTGGAGGCCCTCCTTGCCACCCTCCCCGCCCACCGCCCCGGCCGAATCGGCTGCTCCGCAGGACGTCGGCGCCGACGGCACCGCCACCGGCCGGCCGTCCGCGCCCGACACCCCGCGCCGTACCCGGTCCCGGTCGCTCGGCGCCCTGCGCCGTCTCGCGCTGCCGTTCGGCTCGCTCCTGCTCTTCCTCGTCGTCTGGCAGGCGGTGGCGAACAGCGGCGCCTGGAGCGAGACACTCGTGCCGCCGCCCGCCAAGGTGTGGGACGCGTTCGTCGCCGTCTCCACCACCCATGACGGCGTGCGCGGCTACAACGGCACCTATCTCATCGAGCACTTGGGCATCAGCCTGCGGCGCATCGCCTTCGGCGCCGGCATCGGCATCGCGCTCGGTGTCCTGTTCGGGCTGGTCATGGGGACCGTCGGATGGGTGCGGTCGCTGTTCGAACCGTGGATCACCTTTCTGCGGACCCTGCCGCCGCTCGCCTACTTCTCCCTCCTGATCGTCTGGCTGGGCATCAACGAGGAACCGAAGATCACGCTGCTGGCGGTGGCCGCGTTCCCGCCGGTCGCCGTCGCCACGACCACCGCGGTCGCCGCGGCGCCGCTCCACCTCCAGGAGGCGGCCCGCGCGCTCGGGGGCTCGCGCCGGGACGTCGTCCGCGACGTCGTCCTGCCGTCGGCGCTCCCCGAGATCTTCACCGGCGTCCGGCTGGCCGTGGGAGTGGCGTACTCCTCGCTCGTCGCCGCCGAACTCGTCAACGGCCTGCCGGGCATCGGCGGCATGGTCAAGGACGCCGCCAACTACAACAACACCCCTGTGGTGCTCGTCGGGATCGCCGCCATCGGCATCTCCGGCCTCGTCATCGACGGACTGCTGCTCTGGCTCGAACGCACCGTCGTGCCCTGGCACGGCCGCGCCTGACCCGTCCCTCTTCTCCGCCTCCACCTCCGCCTCCACCGCCGTACAGCGCATCGATCCTCTACAGAAACAGGCCAGTCATGACCCCTTCGCAGCCCAGAGTCAGCACGGGACCGTCCCAGGGGCGGCCGACCCGCCGCGCCCTGCTCCTCGCCGCGCTCGGCGCGGCCGCCGTCGCCGCCACCGGCTGCTCCTCGGGGGACGACGGCTCCTCCGGCGGCGCCAAACGGCTGCGCATCGGCTACTTCGCCTTCCCCAGCGGCGACTTGCTGGTGAAGAACCAGAAGCTCCTGGAGAAGGCCCTTCCCGACCACAAGATCTCCTGGATCAAGTTCGACTCGGGCGCCAGCGTCAACCAGGCGTTCATCGGCGGCTCGTTGGACATCGCGGCGCTGGGCTCCAGCCCGTTCGCCCGTGGGATAGCGGGCAGTTCGCCGATCCCGTACAAGGTCGCCTTCGTCCTGGACGTGGCGGGCGAGAACGAGGCCCTCGTGGCGCGCAAGGCCAGCGGCATCACCGACGTGGCCGGGCTCAAGGGCAAGACGGTCGCCACACCCTTCGCCTCCACCTCCCACTACAGCCTCCTCGCGGCCCTGGAACAGGCCGGTCTGAAGGCGTCCGACGTCAAGCTGATCGACCTCCAGCCGCAGCCGATCCTCGCCGCCTGGCAGCGCGGTGACATCGACGCGGCCTACGTCTGGCTGCCGACGCTCGACGAACTGCGCGAGACCGGCGTCCAGCTCATCAGCAGCAAGGAGATCGGCGCCGGCGGGAAGCCGACGCTGGACCTCGCGGTCGTCTCCGACGAGCTGATAGCGAAGGACCCGGAGGCGATCGAGACCTGGCGCAAGGTGGAGGCCGACGGGCTGCGGCGGCTCGCCTCCGACCCCGAGGGCTCGGCGCAGGCCATCGCCAAGGAACTCGGCATCAGCCTCGCCGACGCCAAGGCGCAACTGTCCCAGGGCGTCTTCCTCACCCCGGAGCAGGTCGCCTCGGCCGACTGGCTCGGCACCGAGGGCAGCCCCGGCAAGCTGGCGACCTATCTCACCGACACGGGCGCGTTCCTCGCGGACCAGAAGCAGATCGACTCCGCGCCGACGGAGGAGACGGTCCGCAAGGCGCTGTACCTGAAGGGGCTGCCCGATGGGCTCAAGTAGCGAAGTCACCGGCAAGGAAAAGACGTTGGAGGCCGCCGGCGACGGTGAACGCCCCGGAGCGATCCGCCTGACGGACGTCACCCACCGCTACGGCCGCGGCGCCGACGCCGTCACGGCCGTAGGACCGGTCGAACTCGACGTGCCGCCGGGGGAGTTCCTCGTGCTCGTCGGCCCGTCCGGCTGCGGGAAGAGCACCCTGCTGCGGCTGATCGCCGGCTTCGAGCAGCCCACCCAGGGGACCGTACGGGTGTCCGGCGCCGCACCCCGGCCCGGGCAGGCGGCCGGTGTGGTGTTCCAGCAGCCACGCCTCTTCCCGTGGCGCACGGTCGGCGGGAACGTCGACCTCGCGCTGCGCTACGCCAAGGTGCCCAAGGACCAGCGGGCCCGGCGCCGCGCGGATCTCCTCGAGCGGGTCGGGCTGGAGCAGACCGACGGACGGCGGGTCTGGGAGATCTCCGGCGGTCAGCAGCAACGCGTCGCCATCGCCCGCGCGTTGGCCGCCGAGAACCCGGTCTTCCTGCTCGACGAGCCCTTCGCCGCACTGGACGCCCTGACCCGCGAACGGCTCCAGGAGGACGTGCGCCGGGTGACCGCCCAGACCGGCCGTACGGCGGTGTTCGTCACCCACTCCGCGGACGAGGCGGTGTTCCTCGGCTCCCGCGTGGTGGTCCTCACCAGACGTCCCGGCACCATCGCCCTGGACCTGCCGATCCCGCTCCCGCGCGGCGACATCGACCCCGAAGAGCTGCGCGCGTCCCCGGAGTTCGCGGAACTCCGCGCCAGGGTCGCCCACGAGGTGAAGGCGGCGGCGGCCTGAACCCGCCGCCCCCGCACAACCGCCCCCGACCGTCGCGATGAAAGGAGAGACGGACATGACCGTCATCAGTGAGCAGGTGCACGAGGCCCGGGCAGGGTCGCCCGTAAGTGACGTCGCGGGGCTGCGGATCACCCCGCTCGGGCCGAGTTTCGGCGCCGAGGTGCGGGGCGTGGATCTCGGCCGGATCGATGACGCGGGAGTGGAGGCGCTGCGGGCCGCGCTGACCGCGTACAAGGTGCTGTTCCTGCCGGGGCAGGACATCGACGACCACGCGCAGATCGACTTCGGGCGGCGGCTGGGCGAGGTGACCGCGGGGCACCCCGTGCACGACTCCGGTGACGTGCCCGACGAGGTGTACGCGCTCGACAGCCAGGACAACGGCTTCGCCGACGTGTGGCACACCGACGTGACCTTCGGGGCCCGGCCGCCGGCGATCTCCGTGCTGCGGGCCGTGGTCCTGCCCCCGAACGGCGGCGACACCTCGTGGGCCGACAGCCAGCTCGCCTACGAGTCGCTCACCCCCGGCCTGCGGGCGCTGATCGATCCGCTCACCGCGGTCCACGACGGCAGCCGCGAGTTCGGGTACTACCTCGCCCAGCGGCGCAAGGGGCGCGGCAACGTGTGGGAGGGCGAGGTGTTCAGCTCCCTCGCCCCGGTGGAGCACCCCGTCGTACGGGTGCACCCCGAGAGCGGGCGCAAGGGCCTGTTCGTCAACCCGGGCTTCACCTCGCACATCACCGGTGTCTCCGAGCACGAGAGCCGCGGCATCCTCGACATCCTCTACGCCCATCTCACCAAGCCCGAGCACACCGTGCGCCACCGCTGGCAGCCGGGCGACGTCGCCCTGTGGGACAACCGGGCCACGTCCCACTACGCCAACCGCGACTACGGCGACCAGCACCGCGTCATGCACCGCATCACGCTGCGCGGCGACGTCCCCGTCGGACCGGGGGCCGTACCGACGGCGGGGCGTGGCTGACACGACCCGGCCCGCGCCGTTCTCCCGGACGGCGCGGGCCGGGCGGGTGTCACTGTCCCGGCGCCAGCACGTACGTGTTGAGCGTGCCGACCGTGCTCAGCGGGGACGGTGACCCCACCTCGTAGCGGTCCACGGCGAGGTAGTTCGGCTTCTTGCGGGCGGCCGGCGTGCAGAAGTTCTGCGCCCGGTTGAGGAGTTTGCCGTTGTCCGTCTCGATGGTGGAGCCGATCGGGTAGTCCCGGAAGTGGTTCATGACGAACAGCGGGTGGAACGCGGCGGAGTCCACGGTGAGCGGGCGCCCGGTGCCCCAACGGCTGTAGCAGGACCAGTCCGAGCTGCCGATCCCGCCGCCCATGGACCAGTAGTTCTCCACGGTCCACTCCCGCTGGTACAGCACACCGAAGGTGTCACGCGTCGCCCAGCCGGCTCCGATGTCGGCGGAGCGCGTCCGGTCGCTGAAGATGAGGAGCTGCTTCCCGCGCGCCGCGAGGTCCGCCATCGTCGGCCAGCCCTTCACGGCCACGCCCTCCTGATCGGGCCGGTACAGCACGTCGTTCAGCCCGCTGACGGAGGCCAGGGACGACTTCAGCACGTCGGAGGGCGCGTAGTCCTCCAGGAACACGGTGACGAACTGACCCGGACGGGCCTTGAGGAAGTCGACCATGCGCTGGAGATCGGTGGCCAGCGGCACGGGGTTGCTCACCCCGTCGCAACTGTTGTGGCAGAGCACGGCCCGACCCGAGACGGCGTAGTCGTCCAGCATGAACGCCCGCACACCGTCGTTGAGCTGGCGGTTGATGCCCAGGTTCTGGTTGGGGAACAGGCTCACAGGGAACGACGCGAAGTTGCCGTCGGCGCCGTTGGCGTAGGCGTTGTGCGTGGTGAGGAACGTGACCTGGTCCAGTCTGCGGGTGTCGGCGGACGGCATCGGGGCCGTCGCGTGCGCCACCGGGGTGAGGTACCAGCGGGCGAGGTCACCGCCCGAGCCGAGCTGGACGGCGGCGGCGTCGGACCCCGACCCGGTGAGGTACTGCGAGGCACCGGGGACGCCCACCGTCCAGGTGCCGTCCGCACCGGCGGTGATCGTCCAGGTGGTCCCCGCCGACCCGCATCCGGCGGTCACCGCGGAGGTGCCGTTGCGGCCCAGGCAGACGTTCGACTGGTCGGCGTTGCGCAGTTGGTGGCC encodes:
- a CDS encoding TraR/DksA family transcriptional regulator, with protein sequence MQLDTSRTDPHPGRLTTHEARQRLEHARNSRMAQLRALDEGGQSADAHLMSAQAEAIRRVLKEIGEAFARIDDGSYGVCGGCAKPVPVERLEILPYTRYCVACQRRAAV
- a CDS encoding TraR/DksA family transcriptional regulator, encoding MVNHQTIDDQPDDAQPEDDPTAVDGRAVRLSPEDLAAVRANLREQRVFREEQLRQIAATARAATPAHRRRTAQDEVDLKLAASARMVLADVEAALRRLAEGRYGTCHLCRRPVDRERLMIVPQARYCARCQQVREAGR
- a CDS encoding rod shape-determining protein; this translates as MTLIRRPQSVPPGKHRPWPLCRRCCGLALDMGSARTRAWIAGRGTVLDVPTVTLPGVGGVHPIQRGAIVDVPGTSRMLDRILGDRLPRLTRPLVVITTPVLDGPTYRERARAAVQVLSPYAVLTVPTARAVALAANADLSRPLLVVDIGAHLTEVVLLVDGVVFDARRTALGTTDISGTGAAGDVVDAVTTMITSMLRQDRTSLTADALSRGALLAGGGALRPDLLYRLGGTLHAPARAVPAPHTAALRGAATILRAAHAHPSVMGAPTRGDLPD
- a CDS encoding Rv1733c family protein gives rise to the protein MSGATPPAQPPPGPEHDPDPDPDEPVRRLPLPRPPRPVPLWRWRRNPLRRRTDRLLGWIGLSLLLLVPVLGLAATFAVGDAAHRHYRATAEHQTRARSLLAAVLVHDAPNHPEPGSDEARKARYPVTVRFTAPDGRDRTAKADVLPGLTAGSTVTVWTDRHGALTEPPLTIEQIRSRTMGWALLAFMAVALAGFAVHGAAALILHRRNLAAWDGDWARTAPRWTTSP
- a CDS encoding ABC transporter permease, whose product is MRRLALPFGSLLLFLVVWQAVANSGAWSETLVPPPAKVWDAFVAVSTTHDGVRGYNGTYLIEHLGISLRRIAFGAGIGIALGVLFGLVMGTVGWVRSLFEPWITFLRTLPPLAYFSLLIVWLGINEEPKITLLAVAAFPPVAVATTTAVAAAPLHLQEAARALGGSRRDVVRDVVLPSALPEIFTGVRLAVGVAYSSLVAAELVNGLPGIGGMVKDAANYNNTPVVLVGIAAIGISGLVIDGLLLWLERTVVPWHGRA
- a CDS encoding taurine ABC transporter substrate-binding protein, encoding MTPSQPRVSTGPSQGRPTRRALLLAALGAAAVAATGCSSGDDGSSGGAKRLRIGYFAFPSGDLLVKNQKLLEKALPDHKISWIKFDSGASVNQAFIGGSLDIAALGSSPFARGIAGSSPIPYKVAFVLDVAGENEALVARKASGITDVAGLKGKTVATPFASTSHYSLLAALEQAGLKASDVKLIDLQPQPILAAWQRGDIDAAYVWLPTLDELRETGVQLISSKEIGAGGKPTLDLAVVSDELIAKDPEAIETWRKVEADGLRRLASDPEGSAQAIAKELGISLADAKAQLSQGVFLTPEQVASADWLGTEGSPGKLATYLTDTGAFLADQKQIDSAPTEETVRKALYLKGLPDGLK
- a CDS encoding ABC transporter ATP-binding protein, which encodes MGSSSEVTGKEKTLEAAGDGERPGAIRLTDVTHRYGRGADAVTAVGPVELDVPPGEFLVLVGPSGCGKSTLLRLIAGFEQPTQGTVRVSGAAPRPGQAAGVVFQQPRLFPWRTVGGNVDLALRYAKVPKDQRARRRADLLERVGLEQTDGRRVWEISGGQQQRVAIARALAAENPVFLLDEPFAALDALTRERLQEDVRRVTAQTGRTAVFVTHSADEAVFLGSRVVVLTRRPGTIALDLPIPLPRGDIDPEELRASPEFAELRARVAHEVKAAAA
- a CDS encoding TauD/TfdA dioxygenase family protein, which gives rise to MTVISEQVHEARAGSPVSDVAGLRITPLGPSFGAEVRGVDLGRIDDAGVEALRAALTAYKVLFLPGQDIDDHAQIDFGRRLGEVTAGHPVHDSGDVPDEVYALDSQDNGFADVWHTDVTFGARPPAISVLRAVVLPPNGGDTSWADSQLAYESLTPGLRALIDPLTAVHDGSREFGYYLAQRRKGRGNVWEGEVFSSLAPVEHPVVRVHPESGRKGLFVNPGFTSHITGVSEHESRGILDILYAHLTKPEHTVRHRWQPGDVALWDNRATSHYANRDYGDQHRVMHRITLRGDVPVGPGAVPTAGRG
- a CDS encoding phospholipase, which produces MPLPPPRSARKEPLVRLRPLRALCGTAALALALPVLSPGQAAAAVPAFSVYLQNYATGLNAAAAGGTVAAHNPKGNEDHQQWVPVAVDGGHQLRNADQSNVCLGRNGTSAVTAGCGSAGTTWTITAGADGTWTVGVPGASQYLTGSGSDAAAVQLGSGGDLARWYLTPVAHATAPMPSADTRRLDQVTFLTTHNAYANGADGNFASFPVSLFPNQNLGINRQLNDGVRAFMLDDYAVSGRAVLCHNSCDGVSNPVPLATDLQRMVDFLKARPGQFVTVFLEDYAPSDVLKSSLASVSGLNDVLYRPDQEGVAVKGWPTMADLAARGKQLLIFSDRTRSADIGAGWATRDTFGVLYQREWTVENYWSMGGGIGSSDWSCYSRWGTGRPLTVDSAAFHPLFVMNHFRDYPIGSTIETDNGKLLNRAQNFCTPAARKKPNYLAVDRYEVGSPSPLSTVGTLNTYVLAPGQ